From the Garra rufa chromosome 23, GarRuf1.0, whole genome shotgun sequence genome, the window TttactactacatatttcagtaagagacataatttatgttatattaagctgTACGAgtcttaattaataaaaaatgacttAACACACCTTTAGGTATCTTGTATACACAGCACAGTGGAGACAAACCAACCACACACCTTCGTTCGACAGATACTGTAAAAAAAGTAATTGAGGTTCCAGTAAGAAGCTACATAGCGGCAGATGCTGGATTCCAGTGACTCTGTGAAAAAATACGATACAGTTTTCTTGCTATAAATTACTCTTCTGCTAGCTGGTCATTTGATCCGGTGTCATGGATGCTGATTCGTGGTATGGCAATACATGAAAATAACACGCTTATTAATAATATAGCACGTAAAAACATAACCCAGAAGCCGTTCTGCACATTTCTACTTTGGCACCTAACGTTACAGTACGTTCCCCCTTTCACGCCAATGGTCTTCACTGTTGCTACGACAACATGCATCTTAATGGCAATCGGTTTCTCTACACGCACACGTAAAGATTTCTAATATTGCACATACGATAAGACATTTCCCAAAAAGTTTACAGAAACATACTGTAAACCACTTAAACTTTCATAATTGTGTACGTTATTCCTCTAGAATCCGTGTTCCCTGGGTTAGTAACCGCAGAAATGATTTCAAACGTGTCAATGACCAAATTAAAAACAGGCAGCAGGAAATGCTCGCTCTGTAAAGAAGGTGTGCGCAGTACCGGTTTCCACCACTTGGAATCTAAAGGGGCAGTTCATTGGTCCAGTCGCGGCCCCAGCCTGCTCGGTCCGGCAGGAAGCATCTGGTGTGTTGGTTTTCCAGTAGAGGTGATGCTCACCCGTTAAGACTTGAAGACGTGCACCGCCCGCACCACGTACTGCCTGCAGATGGGGCACTCGCTCATCCTCTTGCCGCACTTGGTGCAGGTGACCATGTGACCGCACTCCAGCAGCACGCAGTCTATCACGGCATCCATGCAGATACGGCACAGGTTCTCATCAACGCCGCCCAGCTGAGCTACTTGCACACCATCTGCAAGACAATATGTGGAAAGGTTGAGATCTTGTTTAATAGTCGATCGATCTTGTGTGTCTGCTCTGCTTGTGTGTAATGAGGTTTTCTTTTCACCTTGGGAAAGATTTTTTGTACATAGCTGCACATGGAAAgacattttgaacagtaagatgtgaTTATTttcactaaattaaattaaataaacgaAGCTGAACTGCTTTAAACAAATGTTCCAGGTTAAATATAACTGAAAACTCAATAATAAGCATTTTTCATAAGCAATTTATTACAAGCATTTAAAAGTGCAAATAAATGaggacatgaaaaaaaaaaagaatttttgttAAAGGACATTAAATAAAGAAgaacaaaaatactattttattgtatttattaattttctataatgtattaatttatttaaaaataaatcaaataaaatcgaaaaacaaatcattttaaattaaatttaaattcagttaaaaaaattattttaaataaaatgcattaaaggTTTGTTCTGGGTTGAATACAACTTACAACTCTATCAAAAGCATTTTAATTATGCCCAGATTTAATTACGTCCCATCATTTAATAAAATCAGTTATGATGGAAAGAAATAGGGATGTgcacattaaatatttaaaagcaGTGAATTTTTGTAAAAGAATATTCATtcttctttaaaaataaagacattgaagaaattttattttaaattttatttaaaaataaagaaaactattttttttataatcaagAGAATGAGACATTCTTGACTCATccctaaatttaattaaattttaaaaataaagctattaaatgaaaaaaaaaatatattatatatatatatatatatatatatatatatatatatatatatatatatatatattaatttctttaaaaatagaaaaacattttatattaaacaGAATTTAATTCCTCTTTAATATATTAAAGACATCCTCTTAAagacattaagaaaaaaaaataaagaaaacaattcaaaaatattttattaaacataatgAGAGAGAAAATTTTCTTGACTCATCCCTGAATTTAATTCTTAATTTAATTATTCTTTCgaaataaagaaaacttttttatattaaacaaaATGAGACAGAAAATGTCCTTGACTCATCCCTGAATTTAattattctttaaaaacaatacatttttatattaagcAGAATGAGAcagaaaatgttcttttttttaaacagacattaaatgaagttttttttctattttattttctttaaaaacaaaaacaatttttatatattaaacagAATGAGATAGAAAATGTTCTTGACACATCCCTGAATTTTATTCATCTTTAATAATGAagacaataaatgaacaaattttATCTTTAATTTTAGTTTCTTTAAACATAaagaaaagaaatgtaaaaatattttatattacacaTAATGAGACAGAAAATGTTCTTGACTCATCCCTGAGTTTAATGAAAGCAGAAATAAATTGGGAAATGCACATTAAGTatctaaaagcagaaataaagtGCATTAATAAgaaattagattttaaattttacttaataatttttactataaaactgcaatttttgttttaaaaataaactcagaaaagagtaaatattattttttgtattactgAAGCTGGAACACTCCTTCAACACACTGTCTTTCTTATTTGACATCCTTTTAGCCTGTCAATATCAGCGGTGAGACCTTTTAATGAATGATATACAGTATGTGCTTTCAACTCTCCTCTATGGCAGACTAAACCAGTATTTGCTGATCTCAGTCTTATTATCTCTATTAATTGCTCTATAAAAAACCAAAACGATGCACATCCCTAAAGCATCTACAACTTGGTCCCTCTCCAAAAAGCCACTTAATATATTGTCCGAGACGGGACAGTTATAATCTTCGGATCATTTTGGGCCGTTTTCCAAGCAGTGTTAATATAATTAATGAAGGCAAGGTGCAATTACAGTAATGTGACAAGCTATAAAAAGACAGACAGATCACATTAGGAGCACAATTCATGACATAAATGAGATCATGCACGTGGAAACCACATATCAAACTGTCCCAGCATGCTTTGGGAAGAGTCACTTTTCATTCACGGTAATGAGATGATGGTAATGATGATGTTGGAGCCACATTAAAAAAAAGGCTGAGTCTTACCTCCAATACCTCCATTGCATATAGGAGGAGGGTAAGCTATGACTTTGACTGACAAACATAGTAGTGGGAgagttagcattattagcactgGACAGCTAATGTACAGTAAAGCTCACATGCATATAGAAAACTGGTCTTTTCACACTTGAAATTGTTACCCAGAAAGAACATATTACCGTGTTTTACACTGTTCATGCTTTACTAGGTTGGATTTTGATATtttacaccgtacatttgtaaaTGTGTACAATTGAAACACTGGTTTATTGTGTTTACTTGCACAtttatgcattaaaataaaaaataaaaataaaagaaaaattaaattgaaaaaaaaagaaaaagaacaacaaaacacacacacacacacacacacacacacacacacacacacacacatatatattcaatataaatatataaatatatgttaaaatacatttattattgtgtttttaaattatatatatataattattacattttatttgcacatttatgcattaaaatatgtttttaaaatgtaatatatatatatatataaattttaattttaaaatgtaatatatttcatttaaattttaaatttatataaatataaacactaAAGTGAAggagattatatatatatatatatatatatatatatatatatatatatatatataatataatataaacatgttaaaatatatgtattattgtttttaaattgaatatatatatattttttgtttgtgcatttatatatgtatatatgtatatttattatatataattaaaaatttaaatttaatgtttaatttaattacaattttagcatttaattacattaaatatatttaatttaataaatatatttgactaaattgttatatataatatataatacacacacacacattcacataaCTGTACACACTGTACATATGtaaatttgtacaatttaaaaaatacaaattaaaattatatatatatatatataatatatatatatatatatatatatataattttaatttaaaaaaatatacaaatatatattatataaatatattcaatataaacctattttaaaatatatttattttcaaatattcaatataataatatatatttcacATCTCAAGTACCAGTATTGTCATTTTTAACTACAACTATTAAAAACTATAttcagtaataaaataaaataaatatttaaacttaaaacaaagaaaaaaattattttctagtgaaaattagaaatgctgcCTCGGTAGCAAATGGTAATAAGTTTACGTTAAACTAATATAAATTAAAgataaagaaatacattttaaaaaatttataaaaagcaaataagttcAATTATAAATCaagcctaaataaaaaaaaataatttaaatgtttgtGCTTTTACAGTTGTAAATTTGTAcaatttaattgtttatatttgcaCATTATACATTAAAATAGTTGTTATATATGTGTGCGAGTGTGGGTGTGTATTAAagataaagaaatatatttaaaactttattaaaataaaattaataaaagcacaaaaagaatatataaagcttaaactaaaattacaatgaaaattAAAAGTATAGAATTAAAGGCTAATTCAAACTATAAATAAGTACTATAATAGTCTATAAACAATcctaaaataacactgtcaagtACAATATATCAAAATATTGGCGCCTGCTTACCTGCAGCTAGGCTGTTGCTGACATTTTCCACTGCAAGGAAAAGCAAATGAGAAGAATCAATTTTACGGCGAGCAGAAGCCTATTTGAAAATCACATTAGCCACAGCTGATTTTGGCCTGATCCTTGACTGATTCAATTTCATGTTGTTATATCTCACATGCAGTCTGTCCGAAAGATTCTGAGACCGTGATAAAATGGCTGCATTCTTCCTCATCCATCACTCTTTTTATACAATGTCAGCTGTGGTCTTTTTAGCCTGAGCATCTACAAAAGCTGACCACAGAGTTTCCTCCTCATCATTCTGCCAATTATATAGCCAGTAGAAAAACAGTCATATAAAGCATCCAAGGAACCCTCAATGcacatttacagtgccttgcaaaagtattcataccccttcatttttgtcacattttgttttgttgcagcattatgttaaactgctttaaattagtttttcccattttacaaatttattcaaaataaaacactgaaataagtacattgcataagtattcatacccttaactcagtacatagttgaagcacctttacagcctcaagtNNNNNNNNNNNNNNNNNNNNNNNNNNNNNNNNNNNNNNNNNNNNNNNNNNNNNNNNNNNNNNNNNNNNNNNNNNNNNNNNNNNNNNNNNNNNNNNNNNNNNNNNNNNNNNNNNNNNNNNNNNNNNNNNNNNNNNNNNNNNNNNNNNNNNNNNNNNNNNNNNNNNNNNNNNNNNNNNNNNNNNNNNNNNNNNNNNNNNNNNNNNNNNNNNNNNNNNNNNNNNNNNNNNNNNNNNNNNNNNNNNNNNNNNNNNNNNNNNNNNNNNNNNNNNNNNNNNNNNNNNNNNNNNNNNNNNNNNNNNNNNNNNNNNNNNNNNNNNNNNNNNNNNNNNNNNNNNNNNNNNNNNNNNNNNNNNNNNNNNNNNNNNNNNNNNNNNNNNNNNNNNNNNNNNNNNNNNNNNNNNNNNNNNNNNNNNNNNNNNNNNNNNNNNNNNNNNNNNNNNNNNNNNNNNNNNNNNNNNNNNNNNNNNNNNNNNNNNNNNNNNNNNNNNNNNNNNNNNNNNgtgtcaaatgatccttaagaaaacattataatatgtaactctggaccacaaaaaccatagagtgtatggtttgtcagaataggacaatatttggccgagatacaactatttgaaaatcaagaatctgagggtgcaaaaaagtcaaacatttgaaaaaaaaaatattttttaagttcttagcaatgcatattactaatcaaaaattttgtttttaaatatttacaaaatatcttcatagaacaaaatctttacttaatatcctaatgatttttggcataaaagaaaaatcgatcattttgacccattcaatgtatttttggctattgctataaatatacccagctacttaagactggttttgtggtccagggtcacaaatgctgatttgctgctcaagaaacatttttactataaatgttgaaaacagttgtcatTTATGTCATGTCCTAAGAATCATACTCCACAAACCCCAGACATCCTACCTTCCTTCTGAACACGGAAAAGGCCAGTCCGCAGGCTTTGCACGCCAGGCCTGCGCTTCCTGAGGTGGTGCTGCTGGGTGGGTAGGTGGAGTAACCAGCGCTGGGGGCGAAGCGGAACGGTCCGGCTCCAGCTCCAAAGCCTGGCTGCTGAGTGCGGACCGCCCCTGTGCCCATCACCTCGTTCAGCAGCCCGCAACATGATGCCCACATGGAGGAGGCCCCTGCCTGGAGAAGAAAGATATGTTAAAAATATGTTCAGATGTAGGGCTGGGTATTGAGATAAATGTCATGATTTGAGTCCAATTTGTTTGCGTATATTCCTATACCAGGTAGAGGACATGTGCATTTTCTTAAGGATAAAATCTCTCTCAAAAAAGGCTGTAAACAGGGAATTCTATCAGTTGGTACAATACTACAGTATTAAAAAGTGAAAATTTAGCTGATTTCTATACAAACATTATAATTACACATAAGGAACTTTTTACAATAgcctaatacatttttaatgctgTAGGCTAATTATATTTCCTCTCCCATTCGTTttttgaaatacactaccagttttagaagtaagatttttaatgtttttaaagaattttcttctgctcaccaagcctgcatttatttaatccacgatatagcaaaagcagtaatattgtaatgtatttacaataactgctttctatttgaatatattttaaatcttagtgatcaaagctaaattttcagcttcaaactcgggggcaccatagaagtccattatatggagagaaatcctgaaatttttcctcaaaaaacaatttcttcacgactgaagaaagaaatacatgaacatcttggatgacaagggggtgagtacattatctgtaagtttttgttctgaaagtgaactactcctttaataatgaTAATCAAACTGTAAATGGAGTCGATCAACTTcctaaagcttgacagtcattattacctctttatgggtcgacattttattccataacattacAAAGATTTCacatctatggttttgatgctgttagattaagtgtggaagcatttgttgtgtcggtttcttcttcacttatGTTTTGGAAGTTCTGCACAGACGGCGTGTAATAACTCCCCTAGCATATAActatgaaaacacagattctcagagcacaagtacaGCTCAAATAGGCCTTTtttaagtataagtcaagtatacttaaatatttTCAGCATATTTctaagaagtatataaagcacatttctgagaagtacagaAAAAGTAggctgaaagtatactttcctagtTTTAGTTTAacagaagtatactaatagcacacttgaataaacatcTTTTTCATAAGGGTACCCTAAATTTGCTCCCTGGGTATTCAGACATGGAGTGTGTTATGAAAAAGCAATGGCAAAAAAACTATCCTGTACTTTACCCCAGAGGGCAGATTTGTGCACAGGACACAGATGAAATCAGACACATATGCTTTACTGAGCTTCACATTATGTAACTTGTACATCATAAACAACTGAATGCACTCAACTTCAACACTCATAAACTCTCCTAGTAATCAACTAAAATGAATCAATGCTTTGCAGGCCTTAAGTGAATCCTCAAGAAACATGATACAGTTTAAATTGCTGTTAGGCCCGACTAATTCTAGCCCACGTTTTAAGCATTAAAACGGTGTCGGTACAGCAAAATGGCTGTAAGAGCTAAACAGCCGAGATGAGTGGACGTCTCTCAGGTTTCAGCCAAATGCACGTGCAAACCAAACAATGCTTTCATAAGAAGCATAAAAAGCAGGCCTATTCTTTCTCTGCAATGGTCTGGGGTTTCTAATTTACTTAAGGTGTAAATTTAGAAGATGTTGGTTAAGTCAGTAAGCTT encodes:
- the rnf34b gene encoding E3 ubiquitin-protein ligase RNF34, which encodes MKAGASSMWASCCGLLNEVMGTGAVRTQQPGFGAGAGPFRFAPSAGYSTYPPSSTTSGSAGLACKACGLAFSVFRRKASARRKIDSSHLLFLAVENVSNSLAAVKVIAYPPPICNGGIGDGVQVAQLGGVDENLCRICMDAVIDCVLLECGHMVTCTKCGKRMSECPICRQYVVRAVHVFKS